One genomic segment of Arthrobacter sp. zg-Y1110 includes these proteins:
- a CDS encoding ABC transporter ATP-binding protein: MAVPEAAPEGPGSGRGPGGGRGPAKLNPADQKQLNRHPVHLRRIAALFAPHKGAIAVVVLLITASSVVGLAQPFLVRAVIDDALPHGNTRLLLFLTASMVGVAALTAAIGVVQTWMATSMGQRVMHTLRVNLFTHLQAQSLGFFTRTRGGEVQSRLTHDISGMQSVVTTTATGVASNLTTAVATAVAMVALSPGLSLISLVVLPPAIWLSRRVAMIRRDVTDERQRELAALHTQVEEGLSVSGVRLAKTLGTVPRDADRFRARSETLVGLELRSQLAGRWRMATMQIVFAAIPAVIYLAAGFPATSGGMTIGTLVAFTGLQAGIFRPVMGLLNIGVQWVTALAFFSRIFEYLDLEPQIRPAKNPVRLDPATVRGDVRFEDVHFAYDDGTEVLHGIDLTLPAGTATAVVGPTGSGKSTLASLLPRLNDTGSGRVTIDGVDVRDLAPEDLARIVGVVSQETYLIHASIRENLLLADPDASDDQLWSALAAAQMADSVGTLPDGLDTLVGARGHRFSGGEQQRLAIARTILRNPPVLVLDEATSALDNTTEAQVQLALERLSAGRTTLTIAHRLSTVENADQVVVLDAGRVIEAGTPAELRAAEGAFARLAAHTATLEDNLSR, translated from the coding sequence ATGGCTGTTCCCGAAGCGGCCCCCGAAGGCCCCGGAAGCGGCAGAGGACCAGGCGGCGGCCGCGGCCCCGCCAAGCTGAATCCCGCCGACCAAAAGCAACTGAACCGGCATCCGGTTCACCTGCGGCGCATCGCCGCACTATTCGCCCCGCACAAGGGTGCCATCGCCGTCGTCGTCCTGCTGATCACCGCCTCGTCGGTGGTCGGCCTGGCACAGCCGTTCCTGGTCCGCGCGGTGATTGATGACGCACTGCCGCATGGCAACACCCGGCTGCTGCTGTTCCTGACCGCTTCCATGGTGGGCGTGGCCGCCCTGACCGCCGCCATCGGCGTCGTACAGACCTGGATGGCCACCAGCATGGGCCAGCGCGTTATGCATACCCTGCGCGTGAATCTTTTCACCCATCTGCAGGCCCAGTCGCTCGGCTTCTTCACCCGCACCCGCGGCGGGGAGGTGCAGTCCCGGCTCACGCACGATATCTCCGGCATGCAGTCCGTGGTCACCACCACCGCCACGGGCGTGGCCTCCAACCTCACGACGGCGGTCGCCACCGCCGTCGCGATGGTGGCGCTCTCCCCCGGGCTGAGCCTGATCTCGCTGGTGGTGCTCCCGCCGGCCATCTGGCTCTCCCGCCGGGTGGCGATGATCCGCCGCGACGTCACCGACGAACGCCAGCGCGAGCTCGCCGCCCTGCACACCCAGGTCGAAGAGGGCCTCTCGGTCTCGGGCGTCCGGCTGGCCAAAACGCTGGGCACCGTTCCGCGCGACGCCGACCGGTTCCGCGCCCGCTCCGAAACCCTGGTGGGACTGGAGCTGCGCAGCCAGCTCGCCGGGCGCTGGCGGATGGCCACCATGCAGATTGTCTTCGCCGCCATTCCGGCCGTCATCTACCTCGCCGCCGGCTTCCCCGCCACCAGCGGCGGCATGACCATCGGCACCCTAGTGGCGTTCACCGGACTGCAGGCCGGCATCTTCCGGCCGGTCATGGGGCTGCTGAACATCGGTGTGCAGTGGGTGACCGCGCTGGCGTTCTTCAGCCGGATCTTCGAGTACCTGGACCTTGAGCCGCAGATCCGCCCGGCGAAAAACCCGGTCCGGCTGGATCCGGCAACCGTGCGCGGCGACGTGCGGTTCGAGGACGTGCACTTTGCGTACGACGACGGCACCGAAGTCCTGCACGGCATCGACCTGACGCTGCCCGCCGGGACCGCCACCGCCGTCGTCGGCCCCACCGGCTCCGGCAAGAGCACCCTGGCGTCCCTGCTGCCGCGCCTCAATGACACCGGCTCGGGCCGCGTCACCATCGACGGCGTGGATGTACGCGATCTGGCCCCCGAGGACCTCGCCCGGATTGTCGGCGTCGTCTCGCAGGAGACCTACCTGATCCACGCCTCCATCCGCGAAAACCTGCTGCTGGCCGATCCGGACGCCAGTGACGACCAGCTCTGGTCCGCGCTTGCCGCCGCGCAGATGGCCGACAGCGTCGGTACCCTGCCGGACGGCCTGGACACCCTGGTGGGTGCGCGCGGCCACCGATTCTCCGGCGGGGAGCAGCAGCGGCTCGCCATTGCCCGCACCATCCTGCGCAATCCGCCGGTGCTGGTCCTGGACGAGGCCACCTCGGCGCTGGACAACACCACCGAGGCGCAGGTTCAGCTGGCCCTGGAGCGGCTGTCCGCCGGGCGCACCACGCTGACCATCGCGCACCGGCTCTCCACCGTGGAGAACGCGGATCAGGTGGTGGTGCTCGACGCCGGCCGGGTCATCGAGGCGGGCACTCCGGCCGAGCTGCGGGCCGCCGAGGGCGCGTTCGCCCGGCTTGCCGCGCACACTGCCACACTGGAGGACAACCTCAGCCGCTAA
- a CDS encoding TetR/AcrR family transcriptional regulator — MLTTLPVEDRRKALKSRHRQDIVAAAAALMDERQATDFTVDELAQRADVSRRTVFNHFASINDIVSEVCSDVLSAAVASLTAVPASDVGRPAVLDEIAEAFRNADLVAPMAYLNRVLGDGGPAVTAHPMALRAFTELSERLSAVMLSRHPEADKLSVHLLVGALTSGLGVLYHHWHCATGAVDTPQSRRSWARMLDQLLETVRTGHAAGPAGQAGQPCPSSVVSSNHPSKGQTLNG; from the coding sequence GTGCTGACCACCCTCCCGGTTGAAGACCGCCGCAAAGCGCTGAAAAGCCGCCACCGGCAGGACATTGTGGCTGCCGCGGCCGCGCTGATGGACGAGCGCCAGGCCACGGATTTCACCGTGGACGAGTTGGCGCAGCGCGCAGACGTTTCCCGCCGCACGGTGTTCAACCACTTTGCCTCCATCAACGACATTGTCTCGGAGGTCTGCAGCGACGTACTCAGCGCCGCCGTCGCCAGCCTGACCGCCGTCCCGGCGTCCGACGTCGGACGCCCGGCCGTGCTGGATGAAATTGCCGAGGCCTTCCGCAACGCGGACCTGGTGGCGCCCATGGCCTACCTGAACCGCGTGCTCGGCGACGGCGGGCCGGCAGTGACGGCACATCCCATGGCCCTGCGGGCCTTCACCGAACTCAGCGAACGGCTGTCAGCCGTGATGCTCAGCCGCCACCCCGAGGCCGACAAACTCAGCGTGCACCTTCTGGTGGGCGCCCTGACCAGCGGGCTTGGGGTGCTCTACCACCACTGGCATTGCGCCACCGGCGCCGTCGACACCCCGCAGTCCCGGCGTAGCTGGGCGCGGATGCTGGACCAGCTCCTTGAAACCGTCCGTACCGGCCATGCCGCCGGACCGGCCGGCCAAGCCGGCCAACCCTGCCCTAGTTCCGTAGTTTCCTCCAACCATCCCTCTAAAGGACAGACTCTCAATGGCTGA
- a CDS encoding VOC family protein has protein sequence MAIARVPNTVIDCPDPEALATFYGALLDWKVGVDDDGWADITDVTGQRFAFQRVENYTPPAWPGQDVPQQMHIDVDVDDLDEAEAAVLALGATKHEYQPGDTFRVFLDPAGHPFCLCVGWQDD, from the coding sequence ATGGCTATCGCACGCGTTCCCAATACAGTTATCGACTGCCCGGATCCCGAGGCACTCGCCACCTTCTACGGCGCGCTGCTGGACTGGAAGGTGGGTGTGGACGACGACGGCTGGGCGGACATCACCGACGTCACCGGCCAGCGCTTCGCCTTCCAGCGGGTGGAAAACTACACACCGCCGGCCTGGCCCGGCCAGGACGTTCCCCAGCAGATGCATATCGACGTCGATGTGGACGACCTGGATGAGGCGGAAGCCGCCGTGCTCGCCCTCGGCGCCACCAAGCACGAGTACCAGCCGGGGGATACTTTCCGGGTGTTCCTTGACCCGGCCGGCCATCCGTTCTGCCTCTGCGTCGGCTGGCAGGATGACTGA
- a CDS encoding VOC family protein, producing the protein MAIARVPSTVIDCPDPEALAIFYGALLDWKVDLDGHDGDWTEISDVTGQRFAFQRVENYTPPVWPGQDVPQQMHIDVDVDDLDEGEAAVLALGATKHEHQRGRTFRVFLDPAGHPFCLCQA; encoded by the coding sequence ATGGCTATTGCACGAGTACCCAGCACAGTTATCGACTGCCCGGATCCCGAGGCACTCGCCATCTTCTACGGCGCCCTCCTGGACTGGAAGGTGGACCTGGACGGGCACGACGGCGACTGGACCGAAATCTCCGACGTCACCGGCCAGCGCTTCGCTTTCCAGCGGGTGGAAAACTACACTCCGCCGGTCTGGCCGGGCCAGGATGTTCCCCAGCAGATGCATATCGATGTCGATGTGGACGATCTGGACGAAGGGGAAGCGGCGGTCCTCGCGCTTGGAGCAACCAAACATGAGCACCAGCGGGGAAGGACCTTCCGCGTGTTCCTGGATCCGGCAGGTCACCCCTTCTGCCTCTGCCAGGCCTAG
- a CDS encoding MarR family winged helix-turn-helix transcriptional regulator produces the protein MTDASADPAALGELMHTAFRGLRKRWMQQLAPYDLTPHQFRALSAVARAAGHGGGVHGGAHGGAPDTAGVDCEPGLRLKELAERLRIAPRSATEVVDQLTAKGLVERRAHPTDRRATLLTLSEAGERLRETVLADRKREADEFFSVLEPGDRAELARILGELGGSRDG, from the coding sequence ATGACTGATGCTTCTGCCGATCCGGCGGCCCTGGGGGAACTGATGCATACGGCGTTCCGCGGACTGCGGAAGCGCTGGATGCAGCAGCTGGCCCCGTACGACCTGACGCCGCACCAGTTCCGCGCGCTGAGCGCGGTGGCACGGGCAGCGGGGCACGGGGGCGGGGTGCACGGCGGGGCGCACGGGGGCGCACCGGACACGGCCGGGGTCGACTGTGAGCCCGGGCTGCGGCTGAAGGAACTGGCGGAGCGGCTGCGCATTGCCCCGCGCTCGGCCACGGAGGTGGTGGACCAGTTAACCGCCAAGGGGCTGGTGGAGCGCCGGGCACATCCGACCGACCGTCGGGCTACCCTGCTGACGCTGAGCGAGGCAGGGGAGCGGCTGCGGGAAACGGTGCTGGCAGACCGGAAGCGCGAGGCGGACGAGTTCTTTTCCGTTCTGGAGCCGGGGGACCGGGCGGAGTTGGCGCGGATCCTGGGCGAGCTTGGCGGGAGTAGGGATGGATAA
- a CDS encoding multidrug effflux MFS transporter: protein MTSTTLPAPPSKRPNAGMLTGILALLTAVAPLSIDMYLPAFPHMAHDLNTSATGIQLTMTAFLVGLALGQLVIGPLSDGVGRRKPLLIGSFVALLATVLCAVAPNVEILATARFLQGLGGAAGIVLARAIVSDTSRGAAAAKLLGVLTMISVIAPVIGPLAGGGIIAAGGWRMVFWVLAVLVLLMFLGALFGVKETLPEADRNRGGLKATFRVAGEVLRNRNYTGYLLTFCFSFAGLFAYIAASPFVIQNILGMSETRFSLVFAMNAVAITIVSAVAAALAGKAPYRLMIAIGLSVAVLAAAGMLISVSNGTPTVPTLVLFAVFQGSLGLIFGNATALALEEAGHHAGTGSAFLGSLQFLLAALVSPLVGLWGEETGVPMGVAMLGFLVLAAASFLLLTRASVEAPAEEAAAV, encoded by the coding sequence ATGACGAGCACCACGCTCCCCGCACCGCCCTCCAAGCGGCCCAACGCCGGCATGCTGACGGGCATCTTGGCCCTGCTCACCGCAGTGGCCCCGCTGTCCATCGACATGTACCTGCCGGCCTTCCCGCACATGGCGCATGACCTGAACACCAGCGCCACCGGCATCCAACTCACCATGACGGCGTTCCTGGTGGGCCTGGCCCTCGGTCAGCTGGTCATCGGCCCGCTCTCCGACGGCGTCGGCCGCCGCAAGCCGCTGCTGATCGGCTCCTTCGTTGCCTTGCTGGCGACCGTGCTCTGCGCCGTTGCACCGAACGTTGAAATCCTGGCCACCGCCCGCTTCCTGCAGGGCCTTGGCGGCGCCGCCGGCATTGTGCTGGCGCGTGCCATTGTCTCCGACACCTCCCGCGGAGCAGCAGCCGCCAAGCTGCTGGGTGTGCTGACCATGATCAGCGTCATTGCCCCCGTGATCGGCCCGCTGGCCGGCGGCGGCATCATCGCTGCCGGCGGCTGGCGGATGGTGTTCTGGGTCCTCGCGGTCCTGGTCCTGCTGATGTTCCTGGGCGCACTGTTCGGCGTGAAGGAAACCCTGCCCGAGGCAGACCGCAACCGCGGCGGCCTCAAGGCCACCTTCCGCGTGGCGGGTGAAGTGCTCCGCAACCGCAACTACACCGGTTACCTGCTGACCTTCTGCTTCTCCTTCGCCGGACTCTTTGCGTACATCGCCGCCTCCCCGTTCGTCATCCAGAACATCCTGGGCATGTCCGAGACCCGGTTCTCCCTCGTGTTCGCCATGAACGCCGTGGCCATCACCATCGTCAGTGCCGTAGCTGCCGCCCTTGCGGGCAAGGCACCGTACCGCCTGATGATCGCCATTGGCCTGTCCGTCGCCGTCCTGGCGGCCGCCGGCATGCTCATTTCGGTATCCAACGGCACCCCGACGGTCCCCACCCTGGTGCTGTTCGCCGTCTTCCAGGGTTCCCTGGGCCTGATCTTCGGCAACGCCACAGCGCTGGCCCTCGAAGAGGCCGGGCACCACGCCGGCACCGGTTCCGCTTTCCTGGGCTCGCTGCAGTTCCTGCTGGCAGCCCTCGTGTCCCCGCTGGTTGGCCTGTGGGGCGAAGAGACCGGCGTGCCGATGGGTGTCGCCATGCTCGGCTTCCTGGTCCTGGCCGCCGCGTCCTTCCTGCTGCTCACGCGTGCGTCTGTGGAAGCTCCGGCCGAAGAAGCCGCCGCCGTCTAG
- a CDS encoding aldo/keto reductase, which yields MRTTSLGTNGPEVGVIGLGCMGMSYAYDMKAERDDETSISVIRGAIELGTTLIDTADVYGPYTNEELVGRALKDGYRERVALSTKVGLEVSNEAPAAGTMPGLKKDGRPEHIRASIDASLRRLGTDHVDLYILHRVDPQVPLEESWGAMAHVVRDGKARAIGLSEASVEQIRLAQTVHPVTAVQSELSLWTRDRLADVVPYCEEQGMAFLPFSPLGRGFLTGRFTSFDDLPADDMRRRLPRFQQENFKANLAIVQRVHDVAARVGATPAQVALAWTVAQGRRVIPIPGTKTPKYLRENVGAGDLVLSGEDLALLNDAPQPEGARY from the coding sequence ATGCGCACAACTTCACTGGGAACCAATGGTCCAGAGGTCGGCGTCATCGGCCTGGGCTGCATGGGCATGAGCTACGCCTACGACATGAAGGCGGAACGTGACGACGAAACCTCCATCTCGGTAATCCGCGGAGCGATCGAACTCGGGACCACCCTGATTGACACCGCCGACGTGTACGGCCCCTACACCAATGAGGAACTCGTGGGCCGGGCGTTGAAGGACGGCTACCGGGAGCGGGTGGCGCTGTCTACCAAGGTAGGGCTGGAGGTCAGCAACGAGGCCCCGGCCGCCGGAACCATGCCCGGGCTGAAGAAGGACGGCCGCCCCGAGCACATCCGCGCATCCATCGATGCGAGCCTGCGCCGGCTCGGCACCGATCACGTGGACTTATACATCCTGCACCGGGTGGATCCGCAGGTGCCGCTGGAGGAATCCTGGGGCGCCATGGCCCACGTGGTCCGTGACGGCAAGGCCCGGGCCATCGGCCTGTCCGAGGCCAGCGTGGAACAGATCCGGCTGGCGCAGACGGTGCATCCGGTGACCGCCGTGCAGTCCGAACTCTCGCTCTGGACCCGGGACCGGCTGGCCGACGTCGTGCCCTACTGCGAGGAACAGGGTATGGCGTTCCTGCCCTTCTCGCCGCTGGGCCGCGGTTTCCTCACCGGCCGCTTCACCTCCTTCGATGACCTGCCCGCTGATGACATGCGCCGCAGGCTTCCGCGCTTCCAGCAGGAGAACTTCAAGGCAAACCTCGCCATTGTGCAACGGGTGCACGACGTCGCGGCACGGGTGGGGGCGACGCCCGCCCAGGTGGCGCTGGCGTGGACGGTGGCCCAGGGCCGGCGGGTAATTCCGATTCCCGGCACCAAGACCCCCAAATACCTGCGCGAAAACGTGGGTGCCGGGGACCTGGTGCTCAGCGGCGAGGACCTGGCATTGCTCAATGACGCACCGCAGCCGGAGGGCGCCCGGTACTGA
- a CDS encoding MMPL family transporter, whose translation MAEFLYRLGAAAARRARTVLAAWFAVLVVAGVAFTLFSGTLTTAFSIPNTPTTQVTERLQEKLPQASGGSGSVMVQTEDGSRFTEAQQQEITALVNKAAEIDGVENVIDPFATEADRAKQGQELEAGLAQVEAGRAQIEDGRAQLEAGQAQLDAARQQAEAAGTPAEMMAALDAQQAELDAKRAELDAGSEELEAGAVQAEEGAALLEMAKEIRMVSEDGSAAILNVTFTESQMEILQETKDDLVAAFEDEPIDGVKVDFSAEISAAAPALFGIGEVVGLVIAGVVLFVMLGTLIGAGLPLLTALIGVGIGALGALAFSGVVEMASVTPVLGLMLGLAVGIDYALFIVNRHRRQLKTGLTLQESIALANGTSGNAVVFAGATVFIALLALNVTGIPFLGLMGTVGAACVAIAVLVAVTLTPALLKLVGMRILSRKERAAIAPADGAESKEGRPQLAAAKPMSSGRAVVTVIGSIAALLLLAVPSMDLRLNLPDGSAEAHDTTQYRAYAAVSEKFGEGQNGPLLLVAELPGEPSEEEALVAQNEIATAIFDQDDVAAVAPIGTSEDRSVAAFQVIPEEGPTSESTENLVNSLRGMSPIEGENGDYEIGVAGSASGNIDISEKLGSALPLYLGVVVGLSLLILILVFRSIFVPVIATLGFILSYFAALGGVVAIYQWGWLSGIFGVETPGPILSFLPTILAGILFGLAMDYMLFLGSGMREAFVHGAPARLAVAQGFRAGRSVVAAAAIIMASVFGGFIFSHSTMIRPIGFALAFGVLVDAFVVRMLLIPALMHLAGDKAWWLPKWLDKILPDVDVEGASLERRHPHVDEKHSEVEEPVRS comes from the coding sequence ATGGCTGAATTCCTCTACCGCCTCGGAGCAGCGGCAGCCCGCCGTGCGCGCACCGTGCTGGCGGCGTGGTTCGCAGTGCTCGTGGTGGCCGGCGTGGCCTTCACGCTCTTCAGCGGTACCCTCACCACCGCGTTCTCCATTCCCAACACGCCCACCACCCAGGTCACCGAACGCCTGCAGGAAAAGCTCCCGCAGGCATCGGGCGGCTCCGGCTCCGTGATGGTCCAGACGGAGGACGGCTCCCGCTTCACCGAGGCCCAGCAGCAGGAAATCACCGCACTGGTCAACAAGGCAGCCGAGATCGACGGCGTGGAAAACGTCATCGATCCGTTCGCCACCGAGGCGGACCGTGCCAAGCAGGGGCAGGAGCTCGAGGCAGGCCTGGCGCAGGTTGAGGCGGGCCGCGCCCAGATCGAGGACGGCCGCGCCCAGCTGGAGGCCGGGCAGGCCCAGCTCGACGCCGCACGGCAGCAGGCCGAAGCAGCCGGCACCCCCGCCGAAATGATGGCCGCACTGGACGCGCAGCAGGCCGAGCTGGATGCCAAGCGCGCGGAACTGGACGCCGGCAGCGAAGAGCTGGAAGCCGGAGCCGTGCAGGCCGAAGAGGGCGCAGCCCTGCTGGAAATGGCCAAGGAGATCCGTATGGTTTCCGAGGACGGCAGCGCCGCCATCCTGAACGTGACCTTCACGGAGTCACAGATGGAAATCCTGCAGGAAACCAAGGATGACCTGGTCGCTGCCTTTGAGGACGAACCCATTGACGGCGTAAAGGTGGATTTCTCCGCTGAAATCTCCGCCGCGGCTCCTGCACTCTTCGGCATCGGCGAAGTTGTTGGACTCGTCATCGCAGGAGTTGTCCTGTTTGTGATGCTGGGGACCCTGATCGGCGCCGGCCTGCCGCTGCTGACCGCCCTGATCGGCGTCGGCATCGGTGCCCTGGGCGCGCTGGCCTTCTCCGGCGTCGTCGAAATGGCGTCCGTGACCCCCGTGCTGGGCCTGATGCTTGGCCTGGCAGTGGGTATCGACTACGCCCTGTTCATCGTCAACCGGCACCGCCGGCAGCTCAAGACCGGCCTCACCCTGCAGGAATCCATTGCGCTGGCCAACGGCACCTCGGGCAACGCCGTGGTGTTCGCCGGTGCAACCGTCTTCATTGCACTGCTCGCCTTGAATGTCACGGGCATTCCGTTCCTGGGCCTCATGGGTACCGTGGGCGCGGCGTGTGTGGCCATCGCCGTACTGGTTGCCGTCACGCTGACCCCGGCCCTGCTGAAGCTCGTGGGCATGCGCATCCTCAGCCGCAAGGAACGCGCGGCCATCGCTCCTGCCGACGGCGCCGAGTCCAAGGAGGGCCGCCCGCAGCTCGCGGCGGCCAAGCCCATGTCCTCCGGCCGTGCAGTGGTGACGGTTATCGGCTCCATCGCCGCACTGCTGCTGCTGGCGGTGCCGTCCATGGACCTGCGGCTGAACCTGCCCGACGGTTCCGCCGAAGCGCACGACACCACCCAGTACCGGGCCTATGCGGCCGTCTCCGAGAAGTTCGGCGAGGGGCAGAACGGCCCGCTGCTGCTCGTAGCGGAGCTGCCCGGCGAGCCCAGCGAAGAAGAAGCGCTGGTGGCCCAGAACGAGATCGCCACCGCCATCTTCGACCAGGACGACGTGGCGGCAGTAGCCCCCATCGGTACCTCCGAAGACCGGAGCGTGGCTGCCTTCCAGGTCATTCCGGAAGAAGGCCCCACGAGCGAATCCACGGAGAACCTCGTGAACTCGCTGCGCGGCATGTCCCCGATTGAGGGCGAAAACGGCGACTACGAGATCGGCGTCGCCGGCTCTGCCAGCGGCAACATCGACATTTCCGAGAAGCTGGGTTCCGCCCTGCCGCTCTACCTCGGCGTAGTGGTGGGACTGTCCCTGCTGATCCTGATCCTGGTGTTCCGGTCCATCTTCGTTCCGGTGATCGCCACGCTCGGGTTCATCCTGTCCTACTTCGCCGCCCTCGGCGGCGTGGTGGCCATCTACCAGTGGGGCTGGCTGTCCGGGATCTTCGGGGTGGAAACCCCCGGCCCGATCCTGAGCTTCCTGCCGACCATCCTGGCGGGCATCCTCTTCGGCCTGGCCATGGACTACATGCTCTTCCTCGGCTCCGGCATGCGGGAGGCCTTCGTTCACGGAGCACCTGCACGCCTGGCCGTGGCCCAGGGCTTCCGCGCCGGCCGCTCGGTGGTTGCCGCGGCAGCCATCATCATGGCGTCCGTGTTCGGCGGCTTCATCTTCTCGCACAGCACGATGATCCGGCCGATCGGCTTTGCCCTGGCCTTCGGCGTCCTCGTTGACGCCTTCGTGGTGCGGATGCTGCTGATCCCGGCCCTGATGCACCTTGCCGGCGACAAGGCCTGGTGGCTGCCGAAGTGGCTGGACAAGATCCTGCCGGACGTCGACGTCGAGGGCGCTTCCCTGGAACGCCGCCATCCGCACGTCGATGAGAAGCACTCAGAGGTGGAGGAACCGGTCCGGAGCTAG
- a CDS encoding MarR family winged helix-turn-helix transcriptional regulator gives MTNDGAPAATREIADLLRDLSWNIHRKAPEITGIEPLPNTELAVLKHVLDNPGLTVTELARLMGLKQSNASAAVRTLAERGLVTRSGSPTDRRVSLLLPTEEARAQNEVIAHAWAGPIRAGIERLTVEQREALAAASEALVALNRAMQSRG, from the coding sequence ATGACGAACGACGGCGCGCCGGCGGCAACGCGCGAAATTGCGGACCTGCTGCGCGATCTTTCCTGGAACATCCACCGGAAGGCGCCCGAGATCACCGGGATCGAACCGCTGCCCAACACTGAGCTGGCCGTGCTCAAGCATGTGCTGGACAACCCGGGCCTGACGGTCACGGAACTTGCCCGGCTGATGGGGCTCAAGCAGAGCAATGCCAGCGCCGCCGTGCGAACGCTGGCGGAGCGCGGGCTGGTGACGCGGTCGGGCAGTCCGACGGACCGGCGCGTCAGCCTCCTGTTGCCCACCGAGGAGGCACGGGCGCAGAACGAGGTCATTGCCCACGCCTGGGCGGGCCCTATCCGTGCCGGCATCGAGCGGCTGACTGTCGAACAGCGGGAAGCGCTGGCGGCGGCGTCGGAGGCGCTGGTTGCCTTGAACCGCGCCATGCAGTCCCGGGGCTGA
- a CDS encoding alpha/beta fold hydrolase: MNAQAVIQRNNVRVLGRPDGPVLLLVQGFGCDQVIWDPILPAFTDAYKVVLFDHVGTGAADPEAYNEAKYADLEGYLGDLIEVLDALDVQDATIVGHSIAGTMALAASVRSPRIACLILLCTSPCYLNDEGYSGGFAPGDIQKVIDAVEANYPLWARTMSAGIAGADAGPEVNDMLADRLCRLHPEYVRDFLRMSFATDIRHLLPQVSVPALVLQPRADPLTPEAASLYLHQHLPGSTLVELETRGNMPHIINPRETAEAILQYLPTVQA, encoded by the coding sequence ATGAATGCGCAGGCAGTAATCCAGCGCAACAACGTCCGGGTGCTTGGACGTCCAGATGGCCCTGTGCTGCTGCTGGTTCAGGGCTTTGGCTGCGACCAGGTGATCTGGGACCCGATCCTGCCGGCGTTTACGGACGCCTACAAAGTGGTGCTGTTTGATCATGTCGGAACCGGGGCGGCCGATCCGGAGGCTTACAACGAAGCAAAATACGCTGATCTGGAAGGTTATCTGGGCGACCTCATCGAGGTGCTGGATGCCTTGGATGTGCAGGACGCCACCATCGTGGGGCACAGCATAGCCGGCACCATGGCACTGGCCGCCTCGGTGCGCAGCCCTCGGATTGCATGCCTCATCCTGCTCTGCACGTCGCCCTGCTACCTCAACGACGAGGGTTATTCGGGTGGATTCGCCCCCGGTGACATCCAGAAGGTTATTGATGCGGTGGAGGCCAACTACCCCCTCTGGGCGAGGACGATGAGCGCGGGCATAGCGGGAGCGGATGCAGGCCCGGAGGTCAATGACATGCTGGCGGACCGGCTGTGCCGGTTGCATCCGGAGTACGTGCGGGACTTCCTGCGAATGAGCTTCGCCACGGACATCCGGCACCTGCTGCCCCAGGTGTCCGTTCCGGCCCTGGTCCTGCAGCCGCGGGCCGACCCGCTGACCCCGGAAGCGGCGTCGTTGTACCTGCACCAGCATCTCCCCGGCAGCACGCTTGTGGAACTGGAAACGCGCGGCAACATGCCGCACATCATCAACCCCCGAGAGACGGCCGAGGCCATCCTCCAGTACCTGCCGACGGTTCAGGCATGA